The sequence TTCGCCTGCTGCGCCATGGCCTGCTGCGTTACCGCGTAGATTTCCTCCAGCGGCTGTTCGCTGTCTTCCTTGGCGAAGCTGACGAACTCGATCTCGCCATCGGTCTTCACCCGCGCCGCGAACGGCAGCAGGCGCCTTCCGGCGGACATCTGCTCGAATGCAAACTGGCGGGAACCCTGCAGCAAGAGGGCCATCTGGTCTTCGGAGACTTCGGATTCGGACATGCTGGCTCCTGGCTGGTTCAATGGGGGAAATTGGTATCGACGAACTGACGGATGAACTGACCTGGCGTCGGCTCGACGCCGTTCGCCGCCAGGGCCCTCACCCGGCCCTTGTCCCACAGCTCGCGAATGGCGGCGGGCATCCCGGCGGGAAACCGCATCCGCGCCTCGACGATTTCGCGCCATGTGCCCTTTTCGCCGAAGGTCGCGCGAAAATGCGGTTCGGCCTCAGTCAGCCACCTGGCGTTCGCCTCGTCAAGGTGGCCGATGGCATCGAGCACATAGCTGTCGAGCAGGCGGAGAAAGGGCTTGCCTTCGTAACGGTCGGTCATCGGGTTTCCCTGGGGGCTGGCGCAGCCCTCACGCCTTTTTCTCGGCCTTCTTCTTTTTCATCGCGTCGTGGAAACGGTCGGCCCAGCCCGGCTTGATGAGCTGTTCGGCGCGCACCATGCGCAGTTCCCCGTCACCCACATCGCGGCTGACCGCGCTTCCGGCAGCCACGATCGCGTCGGCACCGATGCTGACCGGGGCGATCAGCGCGGAGTTGGAGCCGATGAAGGCGCGCGGGCCGATCACCGTCTGGTGCTTGAAATAGCCATCGTAATTGCAGGTGATGGTGCCCGCGCCGATATTGGCGCCCGCCCCCACCGTCGCATCGCCGAGGTAGGTGAGGTGGTTGGCCTTGGCCCCCTCGCCCAGGGTGGCCTTCTTGATCTCGACGAAATTGCCGACCTTGCTGCCCTTTTCCAGCGTGGCCCCGGGGCGCAGGCGAGCGTAAGGACCGACTTCGACATTCTCGCCTACAGTTGCACCTTCCAAGTGGCTGAACGCCCTGATCGTCGCCCCGCTGGCCACGGAGACGCCGGGTCCGAAGACAACGTTCTGCTCCACCACCACGTCGGCTGCCAGGTCGGTATCCCAGCTGAAGAAGACGGTTTCCGGCGCGCGCAGGGTGACGCCCGCTTCCATCACCTCGGCGCGCTTGTATTCCTGCCATTGCGCTTCGGCTGCGGCCAGTTCGGCGCGGCTGTTCACGCCGGCGACCTCGTCCGGCGTCTCGCAGGAGACGACGGCACAGTTGCGCCCGTCGGCGATGGCGATGTTGACGATATCGGGCAGGTAGTACTCCGCCTGCGCGTTCTCGTTCTTCACCCGGCCAAGCAATGCGAACAGGTCATCAGACCGCGCCGCCAGCAGGCCCGAATTACACAGGCGGCAAGCCCGCTCGTCCTCGCTGGCATCCTTGTATTCGACCATCTTGATGATCTGGCCCTGCTGCGCGATCACGCGGCCATAGCGCAGCGGGTCTTCCGGCTCGAAGCCAAGCACCACGGCAGCAGGGGCATCGACGGCACGCAGGCGGTCGATCATCGCGCGCATGGTTTCCGCCTTTACGAAGGGCACGTCACCGTAGAGCACCAGCACGTCGCCGTCGAAGCCTGCCAGCGCCTCCTCCGCCTGCTGCACCGCATGGCCGGTGCCCAATTGCGGTTCCTGCACGGCGAAGGCGCAGCGGCCCGCCAGCCGTTCCTCCAGCTGTTCGCGGGATTCGCCGACGATGGCGACCAGCTTTTCCGGTGCCAGCTGCTCGACGCTGGCCAGCAGGTGCTCGATCATCGAGCGTCCCGCGACCTCGTGCAGCACCTTGTGCTTGGCGCTCTTCATGCGGGTGCCCTTGCCCGCGGCAAGGATGACGGCAGCTATCGGGCGATCACTCATGAACCGCGCCATGCCATCAATTCATTGCAGTTTCCATATGCCTGCCCCACATGGCGGCGCGATGGCAGACTTTCCCTTTGATATCGTCCTTTTCGACCTCGACGGAACGCTGGTCGATTCCAACCTCGACCTCGGCCCCGCGATCAACCACGCGCTGACGCTGGAGGGCCGCCCCACCCTGCCGCTGGCCGAAGTGCGCCAGCTGATCGGCGGCGGCGCCGTGCCGATGCTGGAGCGCGGGCTGGAACGCACCGGCGGCCCGGTTCCGGAAGCACGCTTCAAGGAACTGAGCCAGGCGCTGCTGGAACATTACTGGGCGCATATCGCCGACAACACCGTGCCCTTCGCGGGCGTGCTCGGCGCGCTGGACGAACTGGCGGATCGCGGCTGCAAGCTGGGCGTCTGCACCAACAAGGCCGAGGGTCCGGCACGGCAATTGCTCGACCAGCTTGACCTGACCGATCGCTTCGCCGCGATCTACGGCGGAGACACTTTGGGTCGCGAAAAGGCCAAGCCCGCGCCCGACATGCTGCTGGCCGCCATTGCCGATTGCGGCGGCGGTCGCGCGGCCCTGGTAGGCGATTCGACCTATGATGTGCGTGCCGCGCGTAACGCAGAAATCCCTGTTGTTACATACCGTTATGGTTATCACGACGTGCCGGTGGACGAGCTGGGCGGCGACGTGTTGATCGATCATTTCAACCAGCTGGTAGGGGTGCTGGAAGACCTGTAATCCACAGGTGTATTGACTCCTTATAACAGTAAGCTACCTTCTCGCGCCAAGGGACTGAGAAACCCAAGCGGGGGAGTAGCAAATGTATAGCGAACAGGACTTGCGCGACGCGGTTGCGGGCGGCGCAATTACCGAGGAGGCAGCACGGGCACTGCGCGCGCATGTCGCGCAGGTGCGCCGGATGCCGGTAACCGACGAGGAGAATTTCCGCCTCATCAATTCCTTCAACGACATCTTCGTCACCATCGCGGCCGTGTTGCTGCTGGTGGCCATGGCGGGCATCGGCAACGCCATCGTCTCCGGGCTGGCCGGCCTGCTGGTGGCAGGCGCGGCCTGGATGATGAGCGAGTTCTTCACCCGCCGTCGCCGGATGGCGCTGCCCTCCATCGTACTGCTACTGGCCTTCGTCGGCGGCATCGTGGCGGCCCCGATCGAGATCCTCAGCCAGACCAGTTTCGACGAGAACGAGCGACTGATGGGTGCGCTGGTCACCGGTGCCTTCGTCGCCGGCGCCATCGGCGCATGGGTGCACTGGAAGCGTTTCATGGTGCCGATCACCATTGCCGCGCTGGCGGCAACCGCCGTGGCGGCGACCATCGCCCTGATCGTCACTGCCATCGGCCCCGCCATGGTGACGCCCGATACGGTAATCCTGCCCATGGTGTTCGTCGCTGGCCTCGCGGTCTTCGCCTTCGCCATGCGCTGGGACATCAGCGACCGCACCCGCGAAACGCGCCGCAGCGACGTGGCCTTCTGGCTGCACCTGCTGGCCGCCCCGATGATCGCCCACCCGCTGTTCCACTGGCTGGGCATTACCGAGGGTGACGTGGTCGGTATCGGCGGCGTGCTGCTGGTGCTGGCGGTCTATGTCGTCTTCGGCCTGGTGGCACTGGCGGTAGACCGCCGGGCGCTGCTGGTATCGGCGCTGGCCTATGTGCTGTTCGCCC is a genomic window of Aurantiacibacter sp. MUD11 containing:
- the glmU gene encoding bifunctional UDP-N-acetylglucosamine diphosphorylase/glucosamine-1-phosphate N-acetyltransferase GlmU, whose amino-acid sequence is MSDRPIAAVILAAGKGTRMKSAKHKVLHEVAGRSMIEHLLASVEQLAPEKLVAIVGESREQLEERLAGRCAFAVQEPQLGTGHAVQQAEEALAGFDGDVLVLYGDVPFVKAETMRAMIDRLRAVDAPAAVVLGFEPEDPLRYGRVIAQQGQIIKMVEYKDASEDERACRLCNSGLLAARSDDLFALLGRVKNENAQAEYYLPDIVNIAIADGRNCAVVSCETPDEVAGVNSRAELAAAEAQWQEYKRAEVMEAGVTLRAPETVFFSWDTDLAADVVVEQNVVFGPGVSVASGATIRAFSHLEGATVGENVEVGPYARLRPGATLEKGSKVGNFVEIKKATLGEGAKANHLTYLGDATVGAGANIGAGTITCNYDGYFKHQTVIGPRAFIGSNSALIAPVSIGADAIVAAGSAVSRDVGDGELRMVRAEQLIKPGWADRFHDAMKKKKAEKKA
- a CDS encoding HAD-IA family hydrolase, with amino-acid sequence MADFPFDIVLFDLDGTLVDSNLDLGPAINHALTLEGRPTLPLAEVRQLIGGGAVPMLERGLERTGGPVPEARFKELSQALLEHYWAHIADNTVPFAGVLGALDELADRGCKLGVCTNKAEGPARQLLDQLDLTDRFAAIYGGDTLGREKAKPAPDMLLAAIADCGGGRAALVGDSTYDVRAARNAEIPVVTYRYGYHDVPVDELGGDVLIDHFNQLVGVLEDL